A region from the Halichondria panicea chromosome 11, odHalPani1.1, whole genome shotgun sequence genome encodes:
- the LOC135344292 gene encoding E3 ubiquitin-protein ligase TRIM71-like: MAEGPDPVVADLEQEVTCGICHDRYQEPKLLPCCHYYCKQCILTLSSRYQPNQPFPCPDCREPTLLPDNNPDRLTTAFFINRMKALHLRMEKAHGKLETTCEMCSGGKATAFCRQCVQFICEKCVESHQRMKVFAGHAVSTLDELKQGGVKELTFESPPPPKCEDHDEPKKIFCFDCDKLICRDCVVFDHRDHKSEFVKKAAPATRKKLTEHLSPLKNLLPDLSTAVNQVKGTKQKIQAQKELTERQVNAKFQELHDILDRCKVRVLRESSALADSKMEKLTVQEKGLDLSLGTAQSLIDFVECTLENASDEELITMQEQVVSRIDAEVVKREKEVTISDPVEKDDFGVEVFVCEDLKKLCENNVVVYPCVRGDGVKMAEVDKCASLNVYISSKQGKPQAVLKSLVDQSTQQLQAVPVRGGVYSVEYTPRVRGRHHLLILVDDQPIPGSPFSMFIKIPPTKLDKPVRVIRGIKNPVYMAFNSSEELIVTDYLGDVLVFDKKGEQIRSISKSKHGFGSICGVAVDKEDNIYVSDSVKHCVYKFNKRGDLLKRLETRGSGQKKINGPRGIAVAGDQVFVCDDQNHKVQVLTTELEPVKQIGSEGTGNEQFKRPEDVAVDNEQMMYVTDYGNNRVQVLTMDGRFVRSIEQGDLFNPCGVCVTGFVYVADLNNDRVSVFTKDSQFVTSSFGNGHITSPCGVAVDNDGFVYVRSKESVVIF; this comes from the coding sequence ATGGCCGAAGGACctgatccagttgttgctgatctcgagcaagaggtgacctgtggcatctgtcatgaccgctaccaggagccaaagctgctcccttgttgtcactactactgcaagcaatgcatcctcacactctccagtcgctaccAACCCAACCAGCCGTTCCCCTGCCCCGACTGTCGTGAGCCCACTCTATTGCCAGACAACAACCCAGACAGACTAAccactgcgttcttcatcaacCGGATGAAAGCACTCCACTTGAGGATGGAGAAAGCCCACGGCAAGTTGGAGACCACCTGTGAAATGTGCTCTGGGGGAAAGGCCACTGCATTTTGCCGACAATGTGTTCAGTTCATTTGTGAAAAATGTGTAGAGTCTCATCAACGTATGAAAGTATTTGCCGGACATGCAGTATCCACTCTGGACGAGCTCAAACAGGGCGGAGTGAAAGAACTAACATTCGAAAGCCCACCACCCCCAAAATGTGAAGATCACGATGAGCCAAAAAAGATTTTCTGTTTTGATTGCGACAAGCTCATCTGTCGAGACTGTGTTGTGTTCGATCACCGTGACCACAAGTCAGAGTTTGTTAAGAAAGCCGCCCCCGCAACTCGCAAAAAGCTGACGGAgcacctctccccactcaAGAACCTACTGCCTGATCTGAGCACCGCTGTGAATCAAGTGAAAGGAACTAAACAGAAGATCCAGGCCCAAAAAGAactgacagagagacaagtgAATGCCAAGTTCCAGGAGCTACACGATATTCTCGATCGATGCAAGGTCCGTGTTTTACGAGAGTCTTCTGCTTTGGCTGATTCAAAGATGGAGAAGCTGACAGTTCAAGAGAAGGGTCTGGACCTGTCCCTGGGcactgctcagagtttgattgactttgtagagtgtacactggagaatgcaagtgatgaagaactgATTACGATGCAAGAGCAGGTGGTAAGTCGAATCGATGCCGAGGTGGTGAAGCGAGAGAAAGAAGTAACCATTTCTGATCCAGTAGAGAAAGATGATTTTGGAGTcgaagtgtttgtttgtgaggaTCTCAAGAAGTTGTGTGAGAACAACGTTGTAGTTTATCCTTGTGTGAGGGGTGATGGTGTGAAGATGGCTGAAGTTGACAAATGTGCAAGTCTGAATGTCTATATCAGTTCAAAACAAGGCAAACCACAAGCAGTACTGAAATCGCTAGTTGATCAATCGACCCAACAATTGCAAGCAGtgcctgtgaggggtggagtgtacAGCGTTGAGTACACCCCTAGGGTACGTGGTCGACACCACCTCCTGATCTTAGTGGATGACCAGCCCATCCCAGGAAGCCCCTTCTCTATGTTCATCAaaataccccccaccaagctGGACAAGCCAGTGAGGGTGATAAGAGGAATCAAGAACCCTGTGTATATGGCATTCAACTCATCAGAAGAACTGATTGTAACTGACTATCTGGGTGATGTTTTAGTGTTTGACAAGAAAGGAGAACAAATTCGAAGCATCAGCAAATCAAAGCATGGGTTTGGCAGTATCTGTGGTGTGGCAGTAGACAAGGAGGACAACATCTATGTCTCTGATAGCGTcaaacactgtgtgtacaagtttaacaaaagaggagatcttctgaaaaggcttgAGACGAGAGGAAGTGGTCAAAAGAAAATCAACGGCCCTCGGGGGATAGCAGTCGCTGGtgatcaagtgtttgtgtgcgacGATCAAAATCACAAAGTCCAAGTGTTGACGACAGAGCTGGAGCCAGTCAAGCAGATTGGCTCAGAAGGAACTGGTAATGAGCAGTTTAAAAGACCAGAGGATGTTGCAGTGGACAATGAACAAATGATGTATGTCACTGACTATGGTAATAATCGTGTTCAAGTGCTCACTATGGATGGTCGGTTTGTTCGCTCGATTGAACAAGGAGATCTGTTTAACccttgtggtgtgtgtgtcactggttttgtttatgttgctGATTTGAATAACGATCGTGTGTCAGTGTTCACTAAAGACAGTCAGTTTGTCACATcatcatttggtaatggtCATATCACTAGTCCTTGTGGAGTAGCTGTGGACAATGATGGTTTTGTATATGTGCGTAGTAAAGAATCTGTTGTTATCTTTTAG